The following coding sequences lie in one Paenibacillus durus ATCC 35681 genomic window:
- the pelG gene encoding exopolysaccharide Pel transporter PelG, which yields MAGIGFELRKLHNQQGLLRQIRAYAYSSMSTVGPMILCMAMVAGIQRLMSVSGAAFLERELFLTTIVYAFIFSVLVTGGVSMVLTRFLSDMLFQKQYKHALSSFYGAAAVCLPAGAVAALVFLKGVEAGFAYKAAAFLLFMELILIWLQSVHLTALKDYKRIFRGFLLGACTAALGAWVVCEYTPYPTAAGMLAAVDAGFFLVLLLTNRHFEQVFPPRDSRLYFHFLSYFRKYPALFGIGTFLYAGVYTHSFVYWFGPQNKEVAGRYLVSPFYDTPVFYAYLSVMPALILFTVAVETNFYEKFRGYYDLIRQRGTFKEISEARREMQRTLIRELTFLMETQLMFTVISLALGIKLLPMIGFSMNQLDIYIILLLGYYFFIITFVILLLLLYYDDRKGVVMISGLFLILNTGLSTLSMLGGYDGYGMFVASFIAVLLALGRLIVYVRSIDYHTFCAQPVNPVKRERKRLFRPGLTSVTLAALVILLTGCTESSLGEKSAPKATDSPISESLTQDKLAEDKRIYERDNDTSVDTLYLTVLEDDKKEDSAPLTWYELNRIRSRMDEGSLNAILQEGATDGSGPTPGSFGYSSLDANAHVSLRGNTARYASQRSYKIKLNDQAELWNDQRTINLNKHAYDPSRLRNKLSFDLFETIPNMTSLRTRFVHLYVKDLSEGGSAGSKPYIDYGLYTQVEQPNKQFLKNHWLDPYGQLYKATMFEFFEYQGELRLQDDPLYDKAKFETRLQINGREDHRKLLDMLQDVNNLSIPINDVISKHFDLDNYLTWLACNILMDNMDTDAQNFLLYSPLNSEKWYFLPWDYDGGWELQRNLKSISPYNSGISNYWGSKLHNRFFRSTENVKLLKDKIDELYRDYINKDIIAKKIGLYSPITQLYMGRQPDKGFLPELVSDIPKDLAAISTVPERSMKRFIEDIQKPKPFFLDDLHQEGTTSVFQWDASFDLQGDTLKYEFTLARDPLFTKVVKRLSTPGTSVRLSGLSPGTYYWKVTADDGKGHSQIAFDIYFDDEGTPYYGVREVKVN from the coding sequence ATGGCCGGCATCGGCTTCGAGCTAAGAAAACTACATAACCAGCAGGGGCTGCTTCGTCAGATTCGGGCATACGCCTACTCGTCCATGTCGACGGTCGGACCGATGATCCTGTGTATGGCGATGGTGGCCGGCATTCAGCGTCTAATGTCGGTTTCCGGCGCGGCCTTTTTGGAGCGGGAACTGTTCTTGACCACCATTGTGTATGCCTTCATCTTCTCTGTGCTGGTCACCGGCGGCGTCTCAATGGTGCTGACCCGGTTCCTGTCGGATATGCTGTTCCAGAAGCAATACAAGCACGCCCTTTCCTCCTTCTACGGCGCAGCAGCCGTATGTCTGCCTGCGGGTGCGGTGGCGGCGCTGGTGTTCCTAAAAGGCGTTGAAGCCGGATTCGCGTATAAGGCTGCCGCGTTTCTCCTGTTTATGGAGCTGATCCTCATCTGGCTGCAGTCCGTTCACCTTACGGCGCTCAAGGATTATAAACGTATCTTCCGCGGCTTTCTGCTCGGAGCCTGTACCGCAGCACTGGGAGCCTGGGTCGTCTGCGAATATACACCCTATCCCACAGCCGCGGGAATGCTTGCCGCAGTGGATGCGGGTTTTTTCCTTGTGCTGCTGCTGACCAACCGGCACTTCGAGCAGGTATTTCCTCCTCGGGATTCCCGCTTGTATTTTCACTTTCTGTCCTATTTCCGCAAATATCCAGCCTTGTTCGGGATTGGCACATTCCTTTATGCGGGCGTATATACGCACAGCTTCGTGTACTGGTTCGGCCCGCAGAACAAAGAGGTGGCCGGCCGCTATCTCGTCTCTCCTTTTTATGATACGCCGGTCTTCTATGCCTACTTAAGCGTCATGCCGGCACTCATTCTTTTCACAGTTGCCGTCGAGACCAACTTCTATGAGAAATTCAGAGGTTACTACGATCTGATTCGGCAGCGGGGAACATTTAAGGAAATATCGGAGGCCCGGCGGGAGATGCAGCGGACGCTGATCCGTGAACTAACGTTTCTCATGGAAACCCAGCTCATGTTTACGGTTATCAGTCTTGCGCTCGGCATCAAGCTTCTGCCCATGATCGGTTTCAGCATGAATCAGCTTGATATCTATATCATTCTCTTGCTAGGCTACTATTTCTTCATCATTACATTTGTCATCTTGCTGCTTCTGCTCTATTACGATGACCGGAAAGGTGTTGTTATGATCAGCGGTCTCTTTCTCATTCTGAATACCGGCTTAAGCACCCTCTCTATGCTGGGCGGCTATGACGGTTACGGTATGTTTGTCGCTTCCTTTATTGCCGTACTGCTCGCACTGGGACGGTTAATCGTTTATGTCCGGAGCATTGACTACCATACTTTCTGCGCCCAGCCCGTTAATCCGGTCAAGCGGGAACGCAAGCGTCTGTTCCGTCCCGGGCTAACTTCCGTTACGCTGGCCGCGCTCGTCATTCTGTTGACGGGCTGCACGGAAAGCAGCTTGGGCGAGAAGAGCGCCCCGAAGGCGACGGATTCACCAATCTCCGAGTCACTTACTCAGGATAAGCTGGCTGAGGACAAGCGTATCTATGAAAGGGACAATGATACCTCCGTGGATACCTTGTATTTGACCGTGCTTGAGGATGACAAAAAAGAAGACTCAGCCCCCCTAACCTGGTATGAGCTGAACCGGATTCGCAGCCGGATGGACGAAGGCTCGCTGAACGCCATTCTTCAGGAAGGCGCAACCGATGGCAGCGGGCCGACCCCCGGCTCCTTTGGCTACTCATCCCTGGATGCCAACGCCCATGTTTCCCTTCGCGGGAATACGGCGCGGTATGCTTCCCAGCGGTCTTACAAGATCAAACTGAACGATCAGGCGGAACTATGGAATGATCAACGCACGATTAACTTGAATAAGCACGCCTATGACCCTTCGCGCCTGCGCAATAAACTAAGCTTCGATCTGTTCGAGACGATTCCGAATATGACAAGTCTGCGCACCCGCTTCGTGCATCTGTACGTGAAGGATTTGAGCGAAGGCGGCTCAGCCGGCTCCAAGCCGTACATCGATTATGGACTGTACACACAGGTCGAGCAGCCCAACAAGCAATTTCTGAAGAATCACTGGCTTGACCCGTACGGACAGTTGTACAAAGCTACAATGTTCGAATTTTTCGAGTATCAAGGTGAGCTTCGGCTGCAGGATGACCCGCTGTATGACAAGGCCAAGTTTGAAACCCGCCTGCAGATCAACGGGCGTGAAGATCACCGGAAGCTGCTGGATATGCTCCAGGATGTGAACAATCTGTCCATTCCGATCAATGACGTTATCAGCAAGCATTTCGACCTTGATAACTACCTGACCTGGCTAGCCTGCAACATTTTGATGGACAACATGGATACGGATGCCCAAAATTTCCTGCTTTATTCCCCACTCAACTCCGAAAAATGGTACTTCCTTCCATGGGACTATGACGGAGGCTGGGAGCTGCAAAGGAATTTAAAGAGCATTAGCCCCTATAACAGCGGCATCAGCAATTATTGGGGCTCCAAGCTGCATAACCGGTTCTTCCGCAGTACCGAAAATGTGAAGCTGCTTAAGGATAAAATCGACGAGCTGTACCGGGACTACATCAACAAGGATATCATTGCTAAAAAAATCGGCCTGTACAGCCCCATCACCCAACTGTATATGGGCAGGCAGCCGGATAAAGGCTTCCTCCCGGAGCTCGTTTCCGATATTCCCAAGGATCTGGCGGCGATCAGCACTGTTCCGGAGCGCTCCATGAAGCGGTTTATTGAGGATATCCAGAAGCCCAAGCCCTTTTTTCTGGACGATCTGCACCAGGAGGGGACAACTTCCGTATTTCAGTGGGATGCCTCGTTCGATCTCCAAGGAGACACCCTGAAGTATGAATTTACTCTGGCACGGGACCCGCTGTTTACAAAGGTGGTCAAGCGGTTAAGCACACCGGGTACTTCCGTGCGGCTCAGCGGCCTTTCGCCAGGAACGTACTACTGGAAGGTGACGGCGGACGACGGCAAGGGACATTCGCAAATCGCATTTGATATTTATTTCGACGATGAAGGCACTCCCTACTACGGCGTCAGAGAGGTTAAGGTGAACTGA
- a CDS encoding response regulator transcription factor — protein MVKPFSPGEVVARVKAQLRRYNQLSVPADKSDVLSFQNLKINLQAYTVELNDKYVDFTTKEFEVLRFLALHANQVLTRQQIYENVWGINEYGDLNTVTIHIKKIREKIEDDISAPQFIKTVWGVGYKFGGSGK, from the coding sequence GTGGTTAAGCCTTTCAGTCCGGGAGAGGTTGTAGCAAGGGTAAAGGCTCAACTAAGAAGATATAATCAACTTTCTGTACCTGCCGATAAGAGTGATGTGCTGTCATTCCAAAATTTAAAAATCAACTTGCAAGCCTATACTGTAGAATTGAACGATAAATATGTGGATTTTACAACGAAAGAATTTGAAGTATTACGGTTCTTAGCCTTACATGCTAACCAAGTTTTAACCCGCCAGCAAATCTATGAAAATGTTTGGGGGATTAATGAGTATGGAGATTTAAACACCGTAACAATCCACATCAAGAAAATCCGGGAAAAAATAGAAGACGATATTTCTGCACCGCAATTTATTAAAACCGTTTGGGGGGTTGGCTATAAATTTGGAGGTAGCGGAAAATGA
- a CDS encoding DUF4956 domain-containing protein, protein MNDTINFQDLFKKSALHLDAFRTVSYIDVLLGLIASLGVGLFIFYIYRKTFRGVVYSYNYNAAFVLMCMITSMIIMTISSNIVLSLGMVGALSIVRFRTAVKDPLDIVYMFWSIAGGIAAGAKLYPVALIGSLAIGLVLLWLSRRKVREQPYLLIIRHSEDATTELRMRMRKIEYTLRSKTIRKDFVELTVELRMRDNNTSFVHDLSGIQGVMDISLINYTGDYAQ, encoded by the coding sequence ATGAATGATACTATAAATTTCCAGGATTTATTTAAAAAAAGTGCGCTTCATCTTGATGCCTTCCGCACCGTTTCGTACATTGACGTCCTGCTCGGTCTCATCGCTTCGTTAGGTGTCGGTCTGTTCATCTTTTACATTTACCGAAAAACTTTTCGGGGAGTCGTATACAGCTACAACTATAATGCCGCCTTTGTGCTCATGTGCATGATTACAAGCATGATTATTATGACCATCAGCTCCAATATCGTGCTCTCTCTCGGTATGGTTGGTGCGCTCAGTATCGTACGTTTCCGTACCGCCGTCAAAGATCCGCTGGACATTGTATACATGTTCTGGTCGATCGCAGGAGGCATTGCAGCAGGAGCCAAGCTCTATCCTGTCGCGCTCATCGGCTCCCTCGCCATTGGACTCGTGCTGCTGTGGCTGTCCCGCCGCAAGGTCCGGGAACAGCCTTACCTGCTGATTATCCGCCACTCGGAAGACGCCACCACGGAGCTTCGGATGCGGATGCGGAAAATTGAATATACGCTGAGATCCAAGACGATCCGCAAGGACTTTGTAGAGCTTACGGTCGAACTTAGGATGCGGGACAACAACACCTCGTTCGTTCATGACCTGTCCGGTATACAAGGCGTTATGGATATTTCGCTGATTAACTACACCGGAGATTACGCCCAATAA
- a CDS encoding sensor histidine kinase: MRIGIRKKLIISFFSMLILPMFAVLVTGFNTQNTPAVLTVVQIILALLIPFCICALILGWIISSSILKPLQELNLATKKIKDGNFEFPFNYKNNDEMGDLCVAFDLMRKQLKMSLEKQAALEYSRKELIASISHDLRTPMSSIKGYVEGLQDGIIHDRGKFNRYITVIKNKTESLDNLIESLFQYSQLDINDQKEAFCVRDSKELLETVINPIEIEFADLPVQLEAIKPFPSVRIYANENGIAQVFDNLISNAKRYVDENGTITIQASVDGDYLKISVKDNGIGISQEDLPYVFDHFYRSEKSRSRHFGGTGLGLAICKKVIENHGGKIWAESMLDVGTTFYFTVPLAHNQK, from the coding sequence ATGAGAATTGGAATTCGGAAAAAGCTGATTATATCCTTCTTCTCCATGCTGATTCTCCCTATGTTTGCCGTATTGGTTACTGGATTTAATACACAAAACACCCCTGCCGTTTTGACTGTTGTCCAAATCATATTGGCTCTGTTAATTCCATTTTGCATTTGCGCTCTTATTTTAGGCTGGATTATATCCTCAAGCATTTTAAAGCCGCTACAAGAATTAAATTTAGCGACAAAAAAAATAAAGGACGGAAATTTTGAATTTCCATTTAATTATAAAAATAACGATGAAATGGGCGATTTATGTGTTGCTTTTGATTTGATGAGAAAACAATTAAAAATGTCACTGGAAAAACAGGCAGCTCTTGAATATTCCCGTAAAGAACTGATTGCCAGTATTTCACATGACTTGCGTACTCCTATGTCTTCCATCAAAGGTTATGTGGAAGGTTTACAGGACGGTATCATCCATGACAGAGGGAAATTTAACAGGTACATCACTGTCATAAAAAACAAAACAGAAAGCCTTGATAATTTGATAGAGAGCCTTTTTCAGTATTCTCAACTGGACATAAATGACCAAAAAGAGGCGTTCTGTGTCCGCGATTCCAAAGAGCTGCTTGAAACTGTGATAAATCCCATTGAAATTGAATTTGCCGATCTACCAGTGCAACTGGAAGCTATAAAACCGTTTCCTTCGGTACGCATTTATGCCAATGAAAATGGTATTGCGCAGGTGTTTGATAATTTAATCAGCAATGCAAAAAGGTATGTAGATGAAAATGGAACGATAACGATTCAGGCAAGTGTCGATGGTGATTACCTAAAGATTTCTGTTAAAGATAATGGGATAGGCATATCACAAGAGGATTTGCCTTATGTGTTTGACCATTTCTACCGTTCCGAAAAATCTCGATCAAGACATTTTGGCGGCACAGGGCTTGGTCTTGCCATTTGTAAAAAAGTAATCGAAAATCATGGCGGCAAGATATGGGCAGAAAGCATGCTCGATGTTGGAACAACATTTTATTTTACAGTTCCTCTTGCTCATAATCAAAAATAA
- a CDS encoding ABC transporter permease has product MLSLVKNEIYKVFRLKKFYLFMGVILALQAVEIFQYKFLPQGKIAFSLNGQSFPLEMIGNHSIIMVMFIAVLAADMIADEYRNGTFKLVLLRPVNRIQFIGAKCVALTVSITAIVCFTVITSYIIGAIAFDWGNHLLFQGVPIAGNSFAITLKSAFASILPSAGFGMLVIFIALITGNIGITIGSALALFFISPLLERYGNISKYSIIYLMNTFHEMFINSATLVQIFAKTGVIAAYIALFYVGSAIFMKRKDVLL; this is encoded by the coding sequence ATGTTAAGCTTGGTAAAGAATGAAATATATAAAGTTTTCCGCTTAAAAAAATTCTACCTTTTCATGGGAGTTATTTTAGCACTTCAAGCGGTAGAAATTTTCCAATATAAATTTTTGCCACAAGGGAAAATTGCCTTTTCGCTCAACGGCCAATCATTTCCACTAGAAATGATTGGAAATCATTCTATTATCATGGTGATGTTTATCGCTGTACTTGCGGCGGACATGATTGCGGATGAATATAGAAATGGTACTTTCAAATTGGTGCTGTTACGTCCAGTCAATCGTATTCAGTTTATTGGTGCCAAATGTGTCGCACTAACCGTTTCCATAACGGCTATTGTCTGCTTTACGGTAATAACCTCATATATTATTGGGGCAATCGCATTTGACTGGGGTAATCATCTTCTGTTTCAAGGTGTTCCGATTGCCGGGAATAGTTTTGCTATAACGCTAAAATCGGCATTTGCTTCCATACTGCCAAGTGCTGGATTTGGTATGTTGGTCATATTTATCGCTTTGATAACCGGAAATATAGGTATAACCATTGGCTCAGCGTTGGCATTATTTTTTATATCGCCTCTACTTGAGAGGTATGGAAACATAAGCAAATATTCCATCATCTATTTGATGAATACCTTTCATGAAATGTTTATAAACAGCGCCACGCTGGTTCAAATATTTGCTAAGACTGGAGTAATCGCAGCATATATCGCATTGTTTTACGTTGGCAGCGCAATTTTCATGAAAAGAAAGGATGTGTTGCTATAA
- a CDS encoding DUF2194 domain-containing protein, whose amino-acid sequence MKQPMKLNTRIYSIIIFIILLALVMYITQTQYFQQFSHSRHNENLTESWKAEAASASSLSPQSGPPYCLAYDSRDEFSAKVNMQASRTLGYMKKEAVTTDLSKKKLNPSGCAAVLLTVRDLSSIASPDVLASYAEQGGHVLLTSMPEQNDAFYRLYRKLGILNAGNYKDEAGVQLEGEVLIGESGLHIDDSFIMNTVMQVELDSSVTVHAATSAGTPLLWSVPSGKGSFMVFNGTMLQEKINRGLIAGAISMMVPDFIYPVFNSKLVYIDDWPAPYGSSIDDAIYKTYKLNRHGFIKEIWWPDMLGVAKRNDIKYTAVLIESYQNRVTPPFGSPSDADPNGLISYGREIIKSGGEIGLHGYNHQSLTMDQDTSAAFDYRPWNSTSDMTQSIQEAVSYAKQGFPEYTMFTYVPPSNVLSPEGREAIKAGWKSLSVISSLFPEDAAGISYVQEFELAKDGVMEMPRVTSGYKSTPFEQWAAASVLTANGIFSHFIHPDDVLDAERNKNMNWESMYKNFSEMMSGLNERYPWLRPQTSMEAAVDMKNTLTSRVDLQQDDGSIKGSVKPFENESYFILRTRKKVGSLSGCSADKIGDGIFLITVRKADFTIHLSEA is encoded by the coding sequence ATGAAGCAGCCTATGAAACTGAATACCCGCATTTACAGCATCATCATTTTTATCATCCTGTTGGCATTGGTCATGTACATAACGCAAACCCAGTATTTCCAGCAGTTCAGCCACAGCCGGCATAACGAGAATTTGACCGAGAGCTGGAAGGCCGAAGCGGCCTCAGCCTCCTCTCTTTCCCCGCAGTCCGGCCCCCCATATTGCCTTGCCTATGACAGCAGGGACGAATTCAGCGCTAAAGTCAATATGCAGGCAAGCCGCACGCTGGGATATATGAAGAAGGAAGCAGTTACAACGGATCTGAGCAAAAAGAAGCTGAATCCTTCAGGCTGCGCCGCAGTCCTATTGACGGTCAGGGACCTTTCTTCTATTGCCAGTCCGGATGTCTTGGCCAGCTATGCGGAGCAGGGAGGCCATGTTCTCTTAACCTCCATGCCGGAACAAAACGATGCGTTTTACCGATTGTATCGAAAGCTGGGCATCCTGAACGCCGGAAATTATAAGGATGAGGCCGGGGTGCAGCTGGAGGGTGAGGTACTGATTGGAGAATCCGGGCTGCACATTGATGATAGCTTTATCATGAATACGGTGATGCAGGTGGAGCTGGATTCTTCGGTCACTGTGCATGCTGCAACTTCGGCGGGAACGCCGCTATTGTGGAGTGTGCCAAGCGGGAAAGGGTCTTTCATGGTGTTTAACGGCACGATGCTTCAGGAGAAGATTAACCGCGGACTGATTGCCGGGGCGATCTCTATGATGGTGCCGGACTTCATCTACCCTGTCTTCAACTCAAAGCTGGTTTATATCGATGACTGGCCGGCCCCGTATGGCAGCTCGATTGATGATGCGATCTACAAGACGTACAAGTTGAACCGGCATGGCTTCATTAAGGAAATATGGTGGCCGGATATGCTTGGAGTTGCCAAACGAAATGATATAAAATACACCGCGGTGCTGATTGAGTCTTACCAGAATCGCGTGACTCCGCCCTTTGGTTCTCCATCCGATGCCGACCCTAACGGACTGATCAGCTACGGCAGGGAAATTATTAAAAGCGGCGGTGAAATCGGCCTGCACGGCTACAACCATCAGTCGCTTACGATGGACCAAGATACCAGCGCGGCGTTCGATTACCGGCCCTGGAACAGCACCAGCGACATGACGCAGTCGATTCAGGAGGCTGTAAGCTACGCCAAACAAGGTTTTCCCGAATATACCATGTTCACGTACGTGCCTCCGTCCAACGTGCTTAGCCCGGAAGGACGCGAAGCGATCAAAGCAGGCTGGAAGAGTTTATCTGTGATCTCCTCTCTTTTTCCGGAGGATGCAGCCGGAATATCGTATGTGCAGGAGTTTGAGCTGGCGAAGGACGGTGTTATGGAGATGCCGCGGGTCACATCCGGTTATAAATCTACCCCGTTTGAACAGTGGGCGGCGGCAAGCGTGCTGACAGCTAACGGGATTTTCTCCCATTTCATCCATCCCGACGATGTTCTTGACGCCGAGCGGAATAAGAACATGAACTGGGAGAGCATGTACAAGAACTTCTCTGAGATGATGTCCGGATTGAACGAGCGTTACCCGTGGCTGCGCCCCCAGACTTCGATGGAAGCGGCCGTCGATATGAAGAATACGCTGACAAGCAGGGTGGATTTACAGCAGGATGACGGCTCCATTAAAGGTTCGGTGAAGCCTTTTGAGAATGAGTCTTACTTTATCTTGCGGACCCGTAAAAAAGTCGGGAGCCTGTCAGGCTGTTCTGCGGATAAAATCGGCGACGGCATCTTTTTGATTACCGTCCGAAAAGCCGACTTCACTATTCATTTAAGCGAGGCATGA
- a CDS encoding polyphosphate polymerase domain-containing protein encodes MEFMGRPLRHEFKYYLHPHEYLSMRQRVASLLPLDPHSQSEDGYGIRSLYFDSPVDHALYDKTNGIFGREKFRIRIYNASDSSIKLERKSKYGDYVSKESAPLTRSEYENIVHGDASSIADSPHPLVRDLYRALTFKGFRPAAIVDYVREAYVYDYGDVRITFDKKLSSGIGSLDLFDPGLAFREALDDSTRTILEIKFNRFLPEPVRLVATPAASVRSTISKYVICREAAKLHFKR; translated from the coding sequence ATGGAATTTATGGGACGGCCGCTCAGGCATGAATTCAAATACTATCTGCATCCCCATGAATATCTATCCATGCGTCAGCGGGTAGCGTCACTGCTTCCGCTTGATCCGCACTCGCAGAGCGAGGACGGATACGGCATTCGGAGTCTCTATTTCGACAGTCCAGTCGATCATGCGCTGTATGACAAGACTAACGGAATTTTCGGACGCGAGAAGTTTCGAATTCGGATATACAATGCAAGCGACAGCTCGATCAAACTGGAGCGCAAGAGTAAATACGGAGATTATGTAAGTAAAGAGAGCGCCCCGCTAACCCGCTCCGAGTATGAAAATATTGTGCACGGGGACGCCTCGTCGATTGCGGATTCACCGCATCCTCTTGTTCGGGATTTATACAGGGCGCTTACTTTCAAGGGCTTCCGTCCAGCGGCAATCGTCGATTACGTGCGCGAAGCCTATGTATACGACTACGGGGATGTCCGGATTACGTTCGACAAGAAGCTGTCCTCCGGCATTGGCAGTCTGGATCTGTTTGACCCCGGACTGGCTTTTCGGGAGGCTCTGGATGATTCCACACGAACCATTCTGGAAATTAAATTCAACCGCTTCCTGCCCGAACCCGTGCGTCTCGTCGCCACCCCGGCTGCGAGCGTCCGGTCCACGATATCCAAATATGTGATATGCAGGGAAGCCGCCAAACTTCATTTCAAACGATAA
- the pelF gene encoding GT4 family glycosyltransferase PelF, with product MKICIIAEGSYPYITGGVSSWIHSLVTNLTEHEFIILAIGAEEKQRGAFKYQLPSNIVEVKEIFLNSYLNEVKPRRDRLRLTPSEHEALGSLLGGGTAVDWAGLFDLLRSGRVTSAVQFLMSREFFRILSKRCQEDYEHVPFTEMYWTVRSMMLPLLLTIREDIPRADLYHSVSTGYAGVIGALAKHLYGKPYLLTEHGIYSREREEEIIKADWVQGYFKDLWIQYFYRLSEAAYTMSDQVITLFGRNRDIEIEIGCDERKISIIPNGVNVADYAEVAGPPPEGGPLRLGAIVRIVPIKDIKTMIQSFALVKRELPEAELHILGPWEENEDYYRECLELAATLQVQDIIFTGEVNVRQYLKQLDIILLSSISEGMPLAILEAMAAGKPCVTTNVGSCRELLLGSGDNYGPAGIVVPVMHYDQMASAIIRLGRSRELREQMGLSGLKRAEAHYTREQFIEGYREFYQIYEEGRSWPASASS from the coding sequence ATGAAAATATGTATAATTGCGGAGGGCTCCTATCCCTATATTACCGGGGGCGTCTCCAGTTGGATTCATTCTCTGGTTACCAACCTGACTGAGCATGAGTTTATTATTCTGGCTATTGGAGCCGAAGAGAAGCAGCGGGGGGCTTTCAAGTACCAGCTTCCTTCAAATATCGTTGAAGTGAAAGAAATCTTCCTGAACAGCTATCTGAATGAGGTAAAACCGCGCAGGGACCGCCTCCGGCTCACTCCCTCTGAGCATGAAGCGCTGGGCTCCCTGCTGGGCGGCGGCACTGCGGTAGATTGGGCCGGTCTGTTCGATTTGCTGCGCTCAGGGCGGGTTACCTCTGCCGTTCAGTTTCTGATGAGCCGGGAATTTTTCCGAATCTTGTCCAAACGCTGCCAGGAAGATTATGAACATGTGCCGTTTACCGAGATGTACTGGACCGTCCGGTCCATGATGCTGCCGCTGCTGCTTACGATCCGTGAGGATATTCCAAGAGCCGATCTGTACCACAGCGTGTCAACCGGTTACGCCGGAGTCATCGGCGCCCTCGCCAAGCATCTCTACGGCAAGCCCTATCTGCTCACCGAACACGGCATTTATTCCCGCGAGAGAGAGGAAGAGATTATCAAGGCTGACTGGGTGCAGGGCTATTTCAAGGATTTGTGGATTCAATACTTTTACCGGCTGTCCGAGGCTGCTTATACCATGAGCGATCAGGTCATTACACTCTTTGGCCGCAACCGTGACATTGAAATTGAGATCGGCTGCGACGAGCGGAAAATCAGTATTATCCCGAACGGAGTCAATGTCGCCGACTATGCGGAAGTCGCGGGACCTCCCCCGGAAGGCGGCCCCCTCCGGCTCGGCGCCATCGTCCGCATCGTACCGATCAAGGATATCAAAACCATGATTCAAAGCTTTGCGTTGGTGAAACGGGAACTGCCCGAAGCGGAGCTGCACATTCTGGGCCCCTGGGAGGAGAACGAAGATTATTACCGCGAATGTCTTGAGCTGGCGGCAACGCTGCAGGTGCAGGATATCATTTTCACAGGCGAGGTTAATGTTCGCCAATATTTGAAACAGCTCGACATCATCCTGCTCTCCAGCATCAGCGAGGGCATGCCGCTGGCCATCCTTGAAGCGATGGCTGCGGGCAAGCCGTGCGTCACAACCAATGTCGGCAGCTGCCGCGAGCTTCTACTCGGCAGCGGCGATAACTACGGACCCGCCGGCATTGTAGTTCCCGTCATGCATTACGATCAGATGGCATCCGCCATCATTCGGCTTGGCAGGAGCCGAGAGCTGCGGGAGCAGATGGGCCTCAGCGGTCTTAAACGGGCGGAGGCGCACTATACCAGAGAACAGTTCATCGAGGGCTACCGCGAATTTTATCAGATCTATGAGGAGGGGCGGTCATGGCCGGCATCGGCTTCGAGCTAA
- a CDS encoding response regulator produces MQNTRIMVVDDELEIAELIKDYLEEEQYDVIISTDGKECINLFREYQPQLIVLDIMLPGLDGMEVCRTIRAESSIPIIMLSAKKTEVDKILGLGGRR; encoded by the coding sequence ATGCAGAATACCAGAATTATGGTTGTAGATGACGAGTTGGAAATCGCCGAACTCATAAAAGATTACCTTGAAGAGGAACAATATGATGTAATCATCAGCACCGATGGGAAAGAGTGCATTAATCTTTTCCGAGAATACCAGCCACAACTTATTGTTTTGGATATTATGCTTCCGGGCTTAGACGGAATGGAAGTATGCAGAACCATACGGGCTGAATCATCCATCCCTATTATCATGCTTAGTGCAAAGAAAACAGAGGTTGACAAAATTTTAGGTTTGGGTGGGCGCCGATGA